CGGCCTACACCCTGACGGTCTCGGTCTCCGACCCGGCGATCGGCGCGGCCCGGAAGGCGGCGGGCTCGCCGGTCACCGGCGACGTCCTGGGGGCGACCAACCTGCTCCCCGCCCCGGAGCCGGCCGGCAAGCCGGTGTAGCAGGGTCCGGGGCCCGCGCCGCCCTTCCCCGGGGCTACGACCGGGGTCGGAAATCCGTTCGACCTGGGGTTTCCCGTTCCGCGATACCCCGTCAGCCGCCGTCCGGCGGCGCTCCGTTCACCGGACCGGGAGTCCCCTCTTTGCTCTGCTCCACCTGCGGTGTCACCCCCGCCGCCTCCCCCGACGCCCGCTGCCCGGCCTGCCAGGGCCCGGGCGCGGCGGCCACGACGACGGCGGCCGCCGCGGCCTGGGCCGTACGGGCCCCGTTCTCGGACGTCGGCGGCATCGGCACGGTCCTGGTGATCCTGTTCGCGCTGTGCGGAGTGCTGGACCTGCTCTCGGTGGCGGCGGACCTCAACGTCCGCTCGGTCATCCAGGACCTCGTCGCGAACGCGCCGGTCTCCGCCGCGGAGATCGACGACGCGGACGGCACCCAGGCGGCCGTCGGCGGCCTGCAGACCCTGATGTACCTCGCCACCGGCGTCACCTTCCTCGTCTGGTTCCGCAGGGCCCGGCTGAACGCCGGACTCCTCGACCCCGAGGAGCAGCGCCGGGGTCCCGGCTGGGCGGTGGGCGGCTGGTTCGTCCCGGTGGTCCACCTGTGGTTCCCGCGTCAGATCGCCGGGGACATCTGGCGGGCCAGCCGCCCGAGGACGGCGGCGGGCTGGGCGGAGCAGGTCCCGCTGACCGTGGTGAACCTGTGGTGGGGCGCCTGGCTCGTGGGCACGGCCGGCGGCCAGCTGGCCGCCCGGCTCGACCTGCGGGCCGAGACGCCGGACGAGCTGCTCGACGTCGCCGGGTACCTGG
The window above is part of the Kitasatospora sp. HUAS MG31 genome. Proteins encoded here:
- a CDS encoding DUF4328 domain-containing protein; translated protein: MLCSTCGVTPAASPDARCPACQGPGAAATTTAAAAAWAVRAPFSDVGGIGTVLVILFALCGVLDLLSVAADLNVRSVIQDLVANAPVSAAEIDDADGTQAAVGGLQTLMYLATGVTFLVWFRRARLNAGLLDPEEQRRGPGWAVGGWFVPVVHLWFPRQIAGDIWRASRPRTAAGWAEQVPLTVVNLWWGAWLVGTAGGQLAARLDLRAETPDELLDVAGYLAFADLAAAVSAVLAVLFVRRLTAMQTDRIRTLTAVPYPVGLPV